The Macadamia integrifolia cultivar HAES 741 unplaced genomic scaffold, SCU_Mint_v3 scaffold484, whole genome shotgun sequence genomic sequence CCATTGGATTTACTCTTGGATGTCCAATATACCATTGCCTTACAAGAAGCAATGGATGAAGACTTAGTTATGGAGGACACTCTTCGGCAAGAAATTTTGATTCTATAACTCAGCACAACATTGATAATATAATGGCATAAAATGGACCAACCATATAGAACTATCATGACATCTCACATGACTCTCATGATGACATCACCATGTTTTACCGGAACTATGCACTTTATTATATGTACTATAGCAAGTTACTATTTACGGATTTAAGTTACACTAAAATCCACGGACTTCAGAGGTCTTTAAATCCGGAGTCTATAAAAGGAGACCCCTTCCTCAGTTGTGATCATCGGTTATTTTAGTATCTCTCTAAAGTTCTTTTGTAAAGCTTTCTTGTTGTAAGGTTTATCTATTGTAAGAAATTTCTGTGTAAGCTCTCTTGTATTCTCTGTTTTGCTCTGTAATTAGATCCTCAAATCCCTATTGTAACCATTCATCTGCTGTGAACTCTGAATTTATGTCAAATTCTACTGGAGGCCCACAACCCAGATGAAATTCTTGCTGCTCGCCTCCAATGCTTTGGCCAATTCCATTGTTTGGGTAGAAGAGATTGTGTTATGTGACCCAAAAGAAATATACAAAACAGAGTCTTGCGGATAGGAATCCAGCCAATCGATGCAACGATTGCAATCGTTTCCTAGTTTCTCCGTTAACGATGAACGAGTTGGGCCGATTACCCAAATGGAGATTCCGATTTTCTTCCTCCTGAAATAGCTTAAACTAGTCTGATCTAAGCCCCCCATTGTATGGAACAAGAGCCCATCAAAGGAAAACCATAATCGAAGCTGACCCTGGATGAATATAGACCATTGATCGGTACCATTTGCATCCATAATGTTATTAGAGAGTTGCGATCGATGGATTGGGGAGATTTCGGGGAGATTAGGAGGTGAGAACTCGTTAGAATCAATGTGGTAGTGAGGGAGGTGAATCCAGATTGAGTAGTAAAGGGCCATTCCGTAAGCACCACTGGCGTTGAAGAGGCAACAACCtcgaagaagaagatcaagagATTAAGAGGGGGTAAAAAAGTCAATTAACATATGCTTCTAACAGTGTCAACACTACAGGGTACATTTATAATTACAAACTTCATAGAGGTCTAAttgtaatacttgaaacatccaggggaggggagtgtaatttcctcttaaaTCTATTGGCTATTTTCAATCTCTCATAATCCAACAGCCAATAAACTGCTTGCGTGGGAGATTTCTTCCCAAGCTCGCGGACAGAAAATTAtttcccaataaataaatactgGGTGTTTTGCCCGTACAGAGAAGTAGCGTTGTTCCATCCGATCTTGTGActcataaaccctaaaaaactAAACCTTCCTGAATCCCAACTTCCTTTGCAGTATTACTAGAACTCGAACTCTTTTAACTTTCCCGCGGTCGGTTGATGTTGCAGGTACCGAAATTCTCTCCAGAATCCATCAATAAGAGTCAAAAGTGGTGGAGAAGAGAACGAAAGAAGGGAATTACTCTTCTGGAATTCCTGTTCGCTGCTTCTGAATAGCTCTAGAGCTCGTAAATGCAGACGACAATGGAAGGCGGAGGCCAAGAAGAGATGACTAACAACGTGATGTGCCTCTTAACTGATCCTGAAGGCACACCTCTCGGAGCTCCCATGTATCTCCCGCAGAATGCCGGGCCACTTCAACTCCAGCAGATCGTCAATAAGCTCCTCAATAACGTAATCTACATGGCTCGATATTTCCCTGtctttggactttttttttctgctttagTCTTTTGTTCTTCATTTTCAATGGCCTCAATTCTTTTGAACGACCTCAAGCTCCTTCATGTGTGTGGATTTATAGCTGCAAGCCAATTGTTTTCCTTTTGTATAAAGACAATTGCTTTTCCCTATTCgatttttttcaataatattaTGAGACtcgaaataaaaatagaaaagaaggcGCTCGTATGCAATTGTGCTAGTTGGATACGGAGAGGGAGTTGTGGttgcacctttatttttttccctctccccCTTTTGGTGGCTGTTTTACAGAATGGAAATTCTTTGAATTGCAGGTTCAAGCCTTACTCTGTGTTTTCTGTTTGTTCAGGAGGAAAAATTGCCCTATGCTTTTTACATATCAGACCAGAAGCTTGTTGTGCAACTTGGATCTTATCTGGAGAAAAATAAAGGTTTGCAATTTTACAATGAATCTTATTTAGTTACTGCTAAAATTTGTTTTggtgaaaataataaaaactgatCTCTATTTTCGATTTTTCCACCCAGTTTCTGTGGAGAAGGTATTACGCATAGTTTACCAGCCGCAAGCAGTTTTCCGAATTCGTCCTGTTAATCGGTGTTCTGCGACTGTCGCTGGTACGAGTCTTATGTTCTTGCTTGATTTCTCTCTCGAATATGGTGGTGTTAATccattttatttctattcttgAAGGTCTATCTATTTGTATTTTAGACTTGGGAACAAGGTCCTTTCCTAGTTATGTGAAAACTAAATGTCACTCCTGCTTGTAggtgcttttttatttttatttatttatttatttatttttattttttgggtgtggGTAACACACCATTATAGCATGCAGTTTTTGGTTTAAATACATATGACCACATAAGTAAGAGACATGGTCATTATTAACATATTTTGTCAATTCTTTATAAGTAGATTGGTAAGTCATGAGTTGAGTTTCTTTTGGGACAATTAGCTCTGAAGGTTGTTGTTTCATAGATAAATCCTAGGAATCTTTATTTCCTTCAcctcttattattttcttttcaggcCATAATATGCAATCTCCTACCTAAATTTGCCTTGACCTTGTTATTATCCTTGTGGCTTACTTTCAAATCCTTTCTGATGAGTCCTAATAAATCAaagatttaataaataaaaagaaccaCAGGACAGAATTAAAGGAACGAGCTTAAGGAAAGCTAAAGAGCAGAAAGTGGAAGGTTCAATATCTCCAAAACCAGCCAGCTGATGGGGCTAGAATGGTCAAAAGCTGGCCCTAACTTGCTGGTTTTGTAAAAATATCATAGAGATCCAATGGTTAAATGAGAAATAATAGAGGtggacagaaattagaaacttagtgaaaacagaaaatagaagttCTCTAAAAGATGAACTCCCAAACTCCAAATCTGATGGTGCTGCAACTTTGGACAGATGTAGTCCTAAGAGGGAAGAGCATCATATCCAAAGTATGGCTTGATCCAACAAAAGGAAAGGCTGGAATCTTTAAGAAAAGATTGAGAACACAATTGGACAGAACTACTGTTGTAGGGACTGAAATTGAGAAATAGAAGTAGCGGAATATGGATTGAGTAATAACTGAACTGAGTCAATAGGAATGGAAGTAATAATGGTAGAATCCAACCCACAAGATTAGAGTTTCAGAATACCTTGGTTGTCAGCGACGCACTCCTTGTATAACTTGCCACCACCCAACAAAGGCTTCATCAACTTGGGTATACTGCTGGATTGCCACAGTTTCTTGCATCAGACGCTAAAATCTCATTTTTGGATTTGGCAAGTCGAGAGGAGATACTAGAAAACGACAATATCTTGCTTGAAATCTTGGTGTCTCGCCGAGATTTCGGTTCATTTCTCAGTGTCGACTTGACTCGACCAAGTTACATGATGTTTTAAACCCCATTTCAATGAGATTTCTCGTTTTATCTTGCTAGATATCGCTGTGTCGCCCTGCTGTGAATAAAAACCCCACAAGGCTTTGTATTTTGGTGTTTCTTCTTGCCAAATCTCACCTCTATAGTAGAGATTATCAACTTCAACACTGGAGATTAAAGATTGACACTTTTATGTCTTTTAATTCCATATGTTTATTTAAGTTGTCTTACACTATTACTTGAATTATATGTGTTCTAAAAGTACTAGATATTGTGTGGAATAGCCTTAAGCATAGTTTTAGGTTTCACAAATTTCGACCCAAATttctagggaaaaaaaaactggcTTCAAATAGGTTTTGGAAATTTCGACCCTGGTTGAAACCcaaaattttgaaccttggcCTAAGGTTGACCTACACTGTAGACTATCAACTTAGTGTccaaagtcaaagtaccattttgagtttgatttaaaaaattctaatgtttctactgtgtttagaaggcctaaaataggctaGATGACAAATTTCATTGGCTAACTTGGCCATATTGCCACCGAAACCCATCCCTGAGTTTTCTCGAGTTGTCGTGTCAAAAAATGCATATTTTCGTGATGCAGTTGAGTTAGCATGGTTGGACCGGAACAATCTACTTTGGAGACCCAAGCCGGGACACAACTGGCCCAACCCGGATTTTTGGTCAAAAGGGGGCTGGTAGTTTAGGTAAGAGCaatctttaattttaattggGTAGAGTACTAGAGTACATATAACACATGAGTTATTTTGGTAGTTCCCTCATTTGAGTTGTTTCTTGGTTGAATAAGTTTCCATATTGAGTTGGGTTTCTCGAAtagaatgaattgaaaattttgagttGTTGCGTGGCTTGCCTGGCCGATTGTGTGCTGTTCCTTCTTTGCTCTTCTCTCAAATGCTATCCACCCATATCCCTTCCTCTTCAGCTCTTCTGTTCCTTATTCCAGGTATCCATTCACATCTTCTCCCACTTTTATTACTTTCCTACCTTTCTTGGTTCAGTTTATGGTACCCCTGTTCTAGCAGTACCATAGATTTCTCCAAATCAGGTTCGATCTCCCCCACAcctcttttgatttcttatctCATACTTCTCCTACCTTGTGAATCTGATTTTCTGTCTCAGGTATTCCTctatctctccctcctcttatTCTTTTCCCTGTTCGTTGTTGCTACTCTGGGTCGTATTCTCCTTTTTCTGGCTTTGGCGATAGTTGCATTCCTACATTTTGAGTTGATTTCTCTCGTTCCTAGTCTTACACCTTGAGATTCTAATTGAAAGTAGGGCTTCTCATATACAAGATAAACCCTTGAGTTTCAGATCTGAAAGCTCATTTTATCCCGAGTTGCAAACCAACAACCATCGCTGGTTGTGATTGTAGTGCGATATTCGAGTTCAGAGCTTCCTTACTAGTTATTTAGTAATTATCATGGGTTGTCTTCTGTTGTTTTCAGGAGTGCAGTTGATTGTGTTTCCCCACCTGAATATTTAGGTCGATTGGTGGTCAATTGAAGGAGATTTCTCGGCATAAACATATTCTGTTCTTCCACTGGCTTGTTCGTGActgaaggttgaagacaaaCTTCTATCGTGATTGGATAGAATGGTAAACATATTCATTCTCTCACTGCTTCTATTCCACTGCCATTCTATCCGTTAAGATTCTATTTAATTACATTACTGCCACTGCTTGCTTATAATTTGGTTGTAACTTGTATGGGTGGGCCTATAGTGATCCCCAATGGGGTTTTGAACCCGTTATTGCACCAATAAGTACAAGAATAGTAAGTCTTAGCTACCAAGCAGCTTATAATATGATTTCACTAGGTGAGAAGGCCACAAGAACATGACGGAACCTATGCCGGTTATACCCAAGTAGCTTGTCTCCTTCTGGGCCTTTGAATAATGCCGGTACCCCACACCCCTAAAGCGTAATGATACTCTTAACGAACAAAATGCAGTTTACGGATTTGTAACATAGGCATCCAAGCCACACTAAATCGAGTTGACCTTATCATTTTAATAGATACATGGGATAAGTCCCGCTTTAGAATTAGGGTGGCCATTAGGTTGCCAAAGCCCCGGTATCAGATGTTAGCGTCTTAGCTAGGTGCTGGCAGGCCCAACTGGTCCATAATATTCCTATAAACCTTCGGAACCTTATCGTCTCCTATGATGATATCATCGCCTAGAAGAGCGTAATAGCGAAAATCTGACTGGGGTATACCTGTTCGGCACTGTCCCATGTTTTCCATTTGGTGGAtggttgatttggtttggtaaaaaaaaaaagaaagagaaaaaaccaaaatagaatgACTTAGCAACTAAATCTATTACAAATTACTTAATCCCATTAGGACCtaaatccctaatatttgggTTTATAGAATTGGCCTATTActatagaaaactcaaaatactAAGCCCATGGCCCATATAACCGATTGGCACTCAAACTAAGcctaacttaaaccaaacctgAAGCATTGGTTCACTTGGGCCcaataaattataccaaatccaaaacaaaaagcccatcttctcttcttgctgaaattctgcataatatttttttaaaatttcttttgaCCTCGAGGAATTAACCTGCTTTAATAGTGTCGTCCAGTGGGTTCACTCATTCATAAGGAGTGGTTCTCTCGAGTCACCTACATTAGAGATCATCTTTATACTTTTTGCTAGGCATGTACTTGAAACCTTTATTCCAAAGTGTTGCTTACTACTGCCTCTCTTATTTATTGCATGTGTTATCAGGTGTTAGTAGTCGGTTCTCCCCTTGAGATCCTTTCTCTGAAGACTTTCATGTCCCTGTATCTCTGAAGTGTATGGATTTGTGTGCTGTCTTCATGTGCATCATATAGACCATACAAAGCTTGGTGCCAAAGCTTTCCAACTTGTTCTATCTTTGTCATAACTATAATTTGTGTTGTATTCTCCAAATCAAAAGGGGTAGACGTGTTACCACACATGCTTAGTCAAAAGTTTTCATGTCCATGGCTGAATGCTGTTTTTGAGTGTGATGACCCTGATAGTATGATCCTTTCTTCTCCAACACAAAGTTTTCTTTCCAAGTGATGCATAAGGGTGAAGTTATGTTCTCTTGTTTTTCATCGTCGTCTATATTGTTCACGTTGGTGGTTACAGTCATGTGGTTTTGTGGAGGTGAAACATTATTATTGTCTTTGAGATGGAGGTAGCCTACCACCTCTCATGCCCCCTAATGGGCTATCTGTGGTTTAATGCTGTCTTCTCAGTCCTGGTTTGATATATTGAGTACAGCCTTAACTTCACTAGGCTTCTACCTAAGTAAAGTAGATCATTCGGTCTTTGTTAAAAATAGTGACCAAGGATCATCACATTGGTAgtttatatgttgatgatattacagatctgcttttaaattactgcattccttgttttagtgtatatattgCTGTAATATCTTCAGTGAGAATATATTGTTAGCTTTTTGCATGTCAAGTAATAAATAGGTGTTATCCATGGATAGTTGATTTTTATCAATGGTTTTGCCAAATTAGCCATTTGGATGTATATCGTCACTTCCTTCTAACCTCCCCCCAAAATACTAGTTGTGATTTGAACTTTTGATATTGCAGGTCATACAGAATCTGTACTCTCTGTTGCCTTTAGTCCTGATGGGCGACAATTGGCCAGTGGTTCGGGTGACACCACTGTCCGCTTATGGGACCTTAATACTCAGACTCCATTATACACATGCACAGGTTGAATATGGAGATTCACTCCTCTTTCGCAATCTGTAATATTTTATAACCACTGATTTACATGTTTTCAATTCATCTCATGATTTGTGTGTTCAATTTGACTGGATTTGTTGTTCCGTGCTTTCATTTTCGTCGATTTGTACTAATATCTTACTTGGTCAGTTCCATTATGTCAATTTTTCCAATGATGTGGGTAGAGACTACTTCCTCACATAGGTTCAGAAGGGGAAGTATCTTGCTTCTTATTCCATTTTTCAGTTTTTATAATGTCCACAATATTGAGAGTTACAGGTCTGTGACACAATTTAGTTTGGCATGTGGACATGCTGTTATTTCCTTCTAACTCAACAAATTAGCAGCAAATACATGTCCTGCAGAAAAAAACGTGCAAAGCCTTCTATCGGTTTTCTTTTTAGTAGTGCCTGGGGTTTTGCCAATTTCATGAAAGATCCACTTATCGGCATTTATTTCTTGTGTTTCACTTATAAATGAGCATTTGATACTGGGGTCTTACTCTTCTCTTTAGTAGAGATTTTTCTTGTAAGGGGAAAGAAAGGGCATCCAAGATTTGTAATTTCTTCAGAGGAgacattttttgtttcaaatttatttaatatattgaaaatatttaaaatttgcAAGTTATTTGATAAATTGCAACTCTTAAATCATATTGCCTTTGCTTTCAATTCTTCTTGGAAGATTAACTCTTATGGGTATCGTAATATGGGTATAAGGGTAGATTTGTCTTTGGGGGCATTATTGTACTTGTACTCATTTCTCATCTATTACAATAAAGATGGCTAGTGTCAATCTGACATGTCAGTTTTCTCCAAATCACAATATGGTATCAAGGCGGTGATCCATTTGGGATCTTTGCCCTAATGCCCTAGCgcctcccttctctctctctttctcgcacACGCGTGCAACCCCCTTTTGGGCTGTGATCTTCTTTCCGCCCTCGGTGGTGCTCTCTTCCGCAGAGGGCTTTTTGCCGTTTGCTCCTCTATGAACTAGATTAGATCTGATATGTGATTTTAGTTTCAGATCTGGTGTTCGTTTGGTTGTTGTTTGCCGCAGTTGACGTAGCATGTGTTTCATGATATTTTTTGAGATTGGTTTGTGGATCCTTTGTGATTGGCAGTCATGGCAGAGTTAGATGATACTGCTGCATCAACTGTTTTGGACGGAGTAAGTTGTGGAACTCATGGTGACTTCACTTCGTTCCCTGTTAGCTCCATCAAATTTGATGGGAGAAATTATTTGTTGTGGTCAAGATTTTCTGGCAATCGGTTCTTGTGGTTGTACCGGGTATCTCACAGGGGAATCTAAAAAGCCTACAATTGCTGGTTCATCTTGGGAAAAATGGAGTTCCTTCAACTCTCTTGTTATGTTATTCCTGCTGAATTCAGTGGACTTTAACATTGCACgggcttattttttttatggatacAGCTGCCGAGATCTGGAAGGCAGTTAAGGATATTTAATTCTCAGGTAGGAAATCATGCACATGTTTATGGATCGAGGAAGAAGATTTATGAAACGAAGCAGAAGGAGATGACACTTTCTCAATATTATTCTGAGTTAGAAGGTGTGTGCAGGAGCTGGATTTTTGTGAGGATTTTCAGGCTATTTGTTCTACTGATGCTACAACTTTTAAGAAGCATATAGACAAACTAAGGGTGTATGACTTTCTGGCTGGTCTAAACATTGAATTTGATCGGATTCGGACGCATGTTCTTTATCTTGACCTCTTCCCATCATTAGAACAAGCCTATTCTATGGTTCAGTTTGAAGATAGTCGTCGTAGTGCCATGCTACAACCTGTAACGCAGGAACAATCAGCCTTATATTTTGGTATTGGAACTCAGTCTGTTCTACACGGTCAAGTGATCGGTCTACTATAGAGAAGGAACTTGTGATGTGTGATTATTGTGAAGGAGTGTCATACTAGAGAATATTGCTGGAAACTCCATGTGCGGCCTAACAATTCTCGTGGACGTGGTCGATCAAATAAGCCCTATTGATTCTATGTCGTCTAATGACCAAGTTAGAGTCCTCATTGTCTTCTGCCACTTCTGCCTCTATGCCGGTTACATCCGAGTCCCATTCTgctaattcaaatattttttttggtggtcaTTGTGCCTTTGTTGTATCCATTCATTGGATAATCAACTCAGGTGTAATTGATCATATGACTGGTTcttctaacaattttttttttccagtgttCTCCGTCTTCAGGTAGAGATAAAGTTTGGGTTGTTGATGGTTCCCTCTCCTCTGTTTCAGGAAGTGTACTATTTAGTGTTCGTCCTTATTATCCTTGTCATCAATGTTACATGTTCCCAATTTCTCTCCTAATCTTTTATCTATTAGTAGTATTACTAGGGACTTGAATTGTAAAGTCTCTTTCCTTTCCATTGTGTTTTTCAAGACTTGGTGACAAGGGCAACGATTGGTAGTGGTAAAGTGTGTGGTGTTTCTACTTGCTTGATAGTGATTCCTGTCTTGTTTCTACTCAAGCTCATCCCActgattcttcttctgcatTGTCCTAGTTATATTAGTGGCATTAGTGTTCGGACGTCCTCCACTGGGCActttagctagagtttttccttatttatttaaatgatgcAATCCGAACAATTTTTTATGTGATGCTTGTGTTTTGTGTTTATTCTAGTTCATCCTTTTTCGTTGATACATTCTGTCGTGTGGGGCCTTGAAATTTTGATTGTGTCTAGATATCGCTGGTttgttacatttttttattgtcATACTTGGCTTACTTGGATCTTCTGTTGTGTCATAAGAATGAGGTTTTTTTCACcgtttttaattgttttattgTTTGGTTTAGACTTAATATGATGCTTGGATCAAGGTATTCacaatgataatgataaggattatgtggatggtgcttccTGGTCTTACCTTGCTGATCACGACATTATTCATCAAACCAGTTGTGTTGATGCTTTGGCACAGAATGACGTGGCCGAACGAAAAAAAGATTAGGCATTTGTTGGAAGTGGCCCggtctcttatgtttgagatgaaTGTTCTAGTCCAATATTGGAGTGAGGCATTTCCTTGTGCAGCATATCTCATCAACAACATTTCGTGTAGGATTTTAGAGTCCCGCTGCCCTATTGAGGTACTCATTGGGTCCTCTTTTGTAGTTCCCCCAAAGCATTTGGGTGTGTTTGTTTTGCTTGCAACCATCAACTTCAAGGGAAGCTTGATCCACCTGGTCTTCGATGTATTTTTATCGGATATTCAGTATTTAGAAAGGCTACAACGGTTACCATCCACCCTTTCCTCATGTATTGGTAACGatggatgttgtgtttcatGAGACGAAAGCCTATTATCTTGTGTTGGCACCTCTTTAGGGGGAGTCTGCTACTCTAAGAAAAGATGTGCCTTTGATGTCTTCTCTTGATAGTAGTCCGGTGTTTTAGGAGGAAAGCTTGGTTGACAAGGGAATGGCATATAGTTTGGTTGGAACTAAGCCTACTGAGCCTT encodes the following:
- the LOC122068932 gene encoding notchless protein homolog, encoding MQTTMEGGGQEEMTNNVMCLLTDPEGTPLGAPMYLPQNAGPLQLQQIVNKLLNNEEKLPYAFYISDQKLVVQLGSYLEKNKVSVEKVLRIVYQPQAVFRIRPVNRCSATVAGHTESVLSVAFSPDGRQLASGSGDTTVRLWDLNTQTPLYTCTGHKNWVLCIAWSPDCKHLVSGSKAGELQCWDPLTGKPSGNQLIVKSAYLISYL